CATACCAAATGTTGCTTTTGAAATCTCGGCAGTTAAAATGGCATAATCTCTTTTTTCTATTATTCCTCGCTCTTTCCACTCATCTGTTAAGTTTTGGCGAATGGCAATTCCTCTCAATCGTTTATCAATCCAATCTTTTGGATAGCCTTTTTGCTCATAAATTTCTTTCATTCGTTCTTGGGCAAGTTCAGGATTTTCTATTTCTTCAACTCTTTCGTATCCAACTTTTGCCAGCCAGCGTTTGAAAGGCTCAGCCTTAGGTGATGGTACTGATTGGATAATTCTAAAAACACCTTCTGTATTTGCACAATCGGTAATCCTCATTTTCCCATCAGATGCTTGCATTTTCAACTGTCGACAAATTGTCGACAGTTCAGCTTTTTCTTCATCATCCAGCCGTTTTTTAATTCGATACCAATAATCACGAGGATTAATACTATCTGTTAAAATTTCTACAATATCAATAATAGAAAAATACCATTTTTCTTCCGTCTCATCCCAGTGAGTTCTAATTTTTTGCTCTTGAAATAATTTTAATTTATTTTGTTGGTTGTCCATTTTATACTCACTTTATATTTATGCTACCTGAGGACAATTTGTCCCTATGTAGGTTTTTAGTTTTTCATCTCGTTTTCTAATTTTTTTAAGATAATCGGTTGGATTTTTACTTTCCGATAAAACTGCAACAATATCTACCAAAGAATAATACCACTCATCATTATACCACGACCTGCGTACTTCTTTGCCCTGAAACACTACAAGCTTGTTTTGTGGAGCTATATTTTTGCTTTCAATCATTGTCATAATTAAGATTTTTATGATTTATTGATTTTAGGATTGTTTCTGATGTA
This sequence is a window from Bacteroidota bacterium. Protein-coding genes within it:
- a CDS encoding Bro-N domain-containing protein, which gives rise to MDNQQNKLKLFQEQKIRTHWDETEEKWYFSIIDIVEILTDSINPRDYWYRIKKRLDDEEKAELSTICRQLKMQASDGKMRITDCANTEGVFRIIQSVPSPKAEPFKRWLAKVGYERVEEIENPELAQERMKEIYEQKGYPKDWIDKRLRGIAIRQNLTDEWKERGIIEKRDYAILTAEISKATFGMTPSEYKEFKNLPTKSKINLRDNMDDLELIFTMLGERVTTEISKKEKPETFGENKNVAHRGGKVAGDARLNTEKELGRSIVSDKNNLIDNGKLKIENE
- a CDS encoding phage antirepressor protein, producing the protein MTMIESKNIAPQNKLVVFQGKEVRRSWYNDEWYYSLVDIVAVLSESKNPTDYLKKIRKRDEKLKTYIGTNCPQVA